A portion of the Apteryx mantelli isolate bAptMan1 chromosome 29, bAptMan1.hap1, whole genome shotgun sequence genome contains these proteins:
- the LOC106493799 gene encoding antimicrobial peptide NK-lysin-like produces MAPPLLALLPAVTALLLAGMGAEGLHPRVPAVPARAKGCSPDTPECQVPSASGDGLQLLFEDLEMLERMGAAGQDAGKLRCTICKKVLKKLKSLVPNTHNTSRVTQAARKVCSMLPGISKRCHNLVNRYLEPIEAGLAQDEEPASICANIRWCQP; encoded by the exons atggccccaccgctgctggccctgctgcctgctgtcaccg ccctgctgctggccggcatgggggctgaggggctgcaccccagggtcccggccgtgcccgcgagggccaaggggtgcagcccggacaccccagagtgccaggtcccctctgcctcgggggatggcctgcagctcctgtttgaggacctggagatgctggagaggatg ggggctgctggacaggaTGCCGGCAAACTGCGCTGCAcgatctgcaagaaggtcctcaagaagctcaagagtctggtgcccaacacgCACAACACG AGCCGGGTTACGCAGGCGGCCCGCAAGGTGTGCTCCATGCTGCCAGGGATTTCcaagcgctgccacaacctggtgaaccgctacctggagcccatcgaggcagggctggcgcaggacgaggagcccgccagcatctgtgCCAAcatccgctggtgccagccctga
- the SFTPB gene encoding pulmonary surfactant-associated protein B: MALPPSPPRALSLLLALLCASPGLGGPGVAAGRCGAQPHTWCQSWETALRCGALGHCARHGWAPGAKDMCADCQEIVSLLTRMANESAAKAAVEGFLRQECTALPVPTMVSPCQRLVHEYFSLLTASLEGHLKPAVVCARLDLCPGEPGGAVEPVVLPRDGVPGTRLQVGDLPVPLPLCWLCRTFIARAEATIPKEKLATGVARLCQVLPAAAAGACRCLAERYTILLLDTLLGKLGPRLLCSALFSCGTQDDCAPVAPGGPRAPTGAHGDKGWDGSALGQQELGLGRVPPEPAPNSEPCALGPAYWCSSAEAARRCQAVQHCQAHVWV, from the exons ATGGCCCTGCCACCGTCCCCGCCGCGGGCGCTGTCACTGCTGCTCGCCCTGCTCTGTGCCAGCCCAG ggctggggggcccgggggtggcggcggggcgctgcggggcccaGCCCCACACCTGGTGCCAGAGCTGGGAGacggcgctgcgctgcggggccctggggcactGCGCCCGCCACGGCTGGGCCCCCGGCGCCAAG gacATGTGTGCTGACTGCCAGGAGATCGTCTCCCTCCTCACCCGCATGGCCAACGAGTCGGCTGCCAAG GCAGCCGTGGAGGGCTTCCTGCGGCAGGAGTGCACGGCGCTGCCCGTGCCCACCATGGTGTCCCCCTGCCAGCGCCTGGTGCACGAGTACTTCAGCCTCCTCACCGCCTCCCTCGAGGGGCACCTC AAACCCGCTGTCGTCTGTGCCCGGCTGGACCTGTGCCCGGGTGAGCCCGGGGGGGCCGTGGAGCCGGTGGTGCTGCCGCGGGACGGGGTACCCGGCACCCGCCTGCAGGTAGGA GACCTGCCCGTGCCGCTGCCGCTGTGCTGGCTGTGCCGCACCTTCATCGCCCGCGCCGAAGCCACCATCCCCAAG GAGAAGCTGGCAACGGGGGTGGCGCGGCTGTGCCAGGTgctgccggcggcagcggcgggcgcctGCCGGTGCCTGGCTGAGCGCTACACCATCCTCCTCCTCGACACACTGCTGGGCAAGTTGGGACCCCGGCTGCTCTGCAGCGCCCTCTTCTCCTGTGGCACCCAGGACGACTGCGCTCCGGTGGCACCCGGTGGCCCTCGAGCCCCCACCGGGGCTCACGGGGACAAGGGCTGGGACGGCTCTGCCCTGGGCCAG caggagctgggcctCGGCCGGGTGCCCCCGGAGCCGGCCCCGAACTCGGAGCCCTGCGCCCTGGGTCCGGCCTACTGGTGCTCGAGCGCCGAGGCCGCCCGGCGCTGCCAG GCTGTGCAGCACTGCCAGGCCCACGTCTGGGTGTGA